The segment TCTTGAGAGAGCAAGGGAGGCACTATGTCCAAGGGTTTGAGAGAGTAAATTAGTCAAATAACTATTGCATTCCGTTCAAGTTACCAAAATATCACATTACGGATACATTTAGTAAAATTAAGATTAGATTAAGATTATTAGCAGGATTCcaattttaaaatacattttaaaataaagaacGGTACTACCATGTAAATGCTCACACAACACCACTCTGGTCTTGAGCACAGAATAGATTTTGCTTGCAAAGAAATCTCTTTTTTGGGATAAAATGTGCCATTGCACACTCAGGAATGAGGCACAAATATATAGCCACCTGGGTTCCTGCTGAAAAAGTGCAAGAAAAGAACATCATTTCTACATTCACCATTTCCAATTTGTATTTAATGCTAAATTCTTATTCTTTTTGGCCTTTTCTATTGAACACTGCAACATCACTTCCTTTATTTGCAGTGAACATTAAGAAAACTGTGGTGAAAAaaagtgaatgtttttttttatttcacctttaaTTTTACAGGGAAGTCATTAGAAACAGGTTCTTATTTACACTGGCGGCCTGTGAAAGCCAAACCCACTGTGtccttaaaaaaagaagagagttCTGTGTCTGTACAGCAAATTAACTCGTTTCCACATAATGTCAAATATACAGTGACACTGCAAAGCCTCACAGCCATGAAACATTTCAACAGTCGGGTGCTCAGTCAGCTCCATCATTGAGCAAAAACCTAACAACAGCTTTAGGTACAAATTGttcatttttctcccatcattTTCATTACATGTTTGAGGAACTGACATTGTGGTGTAGCCATCTGCAGTGACGTCTATCCTAATCTATACTGCGGTAATCTCTGCTGTGCTCTGTCCTACCTGAGAAAGTCTCCTTCAGTGAGACAAAACAGGAGATTGCAGACAAGAGCAATGGTGACACAGAGCTACCATCTGATGGGAAGACAGCTTTTCCCACGACCACGATGTCTCCAGGTAGCCCCAGACACTTACAAGACTATCACTAaactgtgtttgtttatgtaccAGCACATGTGGTGCTGCTATCACCTGCTGTTTGCAGCGCAAGGTGAATAGATAGAACAGTCACACAGAAGAggcgtgtgtttgtatgtgtgtgcctctgCGTAAAGGTACCCTGCTTCTCCAAACATGAGTTGATTAAAAGAGAGGAGGATAAAAATCCATAATCAGATAACTAAACACCCACAGTCCCTCATGGGGTCCAAAAGAAATTGGATAAAAAGCTGAGATAAATTATTATCGCAGTACGTGAGGAGACAAAGGGCTGAGATGGGTGGGCTTGTATCTGCTGTTAGATTAGTGTTCTGGTTGACTGGCAGCCACAGACAGAGCAGACACGGGGGTCCAGAGCCACACCACAAGACCATTTTCTCACGGTCTTCAGAGGAGAGCACAGTATCAGCTAACTGTGCTCCTAAATTAATTTTAGAAATCTTTTTTGTTAGATAAGAAATGTCAGCTTTGAATCTAAATTGTATTAGTGTCTGCACACCAAATGTTTGTTCATATGATATGATTTGGACGATTTTTTTGGTAGAGGAGACAAGATTGTCCAGGGCATTcaaaatgtaaccctaaccccaaaacAACCCTAACCCTTTGACACCAGAGAGCATGATATATATTTTCAGCCATTAACATTACATAATCTTTATTTTACCTCAACCAAGTAGTTAACCCCAATTTCTCAACATAAAGTTTGTGTACTAATTTATTTAGCCATATTGTTTCCTACCTGGACTATGTTCACTGGCACCATACTCAAGTTGTTGGGAGGTGAAACGGTCGAATGTGCAGGTCTCTGATACTGGAGACTGGGGGGATGACTGACACAATTAACTACATTGattattaacattttaaacaccAAAATAAACACTTAAATGTAGTCAAATGTGTTATGTGTGCATATAGTTACAATGCTAGGCACaatcaaataaaacataatgaaaacaTTTAGGGCAATGCATGGATAAATACCACATTGTGCTTATCTTAATTTTGGAGGTTACCATACTCCCCCATCGTTTGCTTATcactggttatactggtgcaTTTCCAATGAAAGCAGCAATTTTAAATTCCTTTCCAGACTGCATTTGTGTAACAGAAAatcaatttacatttttattaagtgGCGCTTGATTGAAAATGGTACAGCTTCCTTTGAATCTCAGTTACAGACACTCCAACCAAAGGTCAGCAGCTACCAGTctgagaaaaataaaactacagagGGATTTCATTAAGGTTAAAAACCTCAGCAAACATGTCCTCCTCTTagtaaagaaaatatcagcGGCTTTCATTAGCCATCATACACGTTAGAGTGGATTAAATGGATTGTGACGGGGAAAGGCGCGCACCTCTAGTTTGTTTTATGTTAGAGCAATGATGGAGGAAGTGGCTGAATAATCCATGACATAGTGTTTTTAATTAGCAGGCAATGGAGGACACTTGGTAATTAAAACAGGCGCGTCAGGGAAGGTCAGAGGCTGGTGCTGGTGCCTTGAAAGAAAGCAAGTGAGCTGTGAGGGGAACACAGGAGTGAAGGCATTTACACTCGCACTGCATGCATTCTGTGTATATTTCTAAAGAGATCTTTCTCCTCGTTTTGCAAtgtgaatgtgaaatatttggATTATAGCTTTGATAGTGTGAACGAAGAGTCTTTCTTGAACCTTACCTCATTACAGTTGCCTTTGCTCTTTGGATGGATTTTCTGAACTTTGCATCTTGATGATGCAAAGTTGAACGGACCTACTGCCCTCTTATTTTCACtaaattgtattctgttttccGAACAGCATGCACAGAAAAGGAAACTGCATTGAAATTCAGCTAGTGAAAGACTTTTATTGTGTTTGCTTTCCccaagatacagtattaggggaaacAACAGCACACCAGTGGTAATGGAAAAAAGTCCATCATGtcttggtctttttttttggcataaCTTTAATTACAACTAATGGACAAATTTGATAAATAAATCATCTAAATCTGATGCTGTAGGTGTGTTTGGTGTGAAGCCTTCATATATGAAAGCTATTTTTAAATGCCACATCATCAACACTCAAAAGTAGAACAAAGTTGGCACACCACCAAAGCAGTCTGTTCGGATTTATGTTGAATTACAATATCATTTCATACACATTTCAGCCAAATACCTTCCACAGAGCGTGAATAGGGTTTAACAGGAAGCCAATCAACAATTACCAAATTCCATGCAGGTGTGCAACCCAAATAGACCAAAATAAATTCCCCAAACAGGTAAGTTGTATTGATGATGTGTAACTTTTTTCTACTTAATTCAGATTGTTGAGGTATCTCTGGAACACCCCCGTTGGCTGTGTCTGATATCACTCCCTATTTACTACAGTGCACATTTGCTGTGGGCCATTTTAGTGGACACATTCTGATTTGAAATGTATGCTCTAGTGCCCTCAAATAATTCCTACAATGGAAAGAAAGAACTTGCATGTACTTTCTGCTaacaatcccacaatgcaacgtgTCACATTTAATAGATGTGCAACATTACACCTGTTTAGTAATGATGCAAATTACACCTGTTCAATGGCAAGAAAATACCCAACATTCACAAGGCCAACAACTAAGGGACAAATCTGAAAGACAAAGAATATAAgaaaaaataagtaataaaatacactataaaaacaagaaaaataaagagaaagagagagagcgagagagagagagagagagaaagataaaaaACAAGAGGAAAAAATATGGCATCCATGACTTAATCCAAAATTCTAAATGAATATCAACTTTCAGAGGCCGCCAAACACTTTGAAAGccatgcatttaaaaatgtttgtttatggGGCGAGTAGCCCAACAAGTAATGCTTTCACCACACTTAACCTCACACTCGTCAGCCATTAGTGATTCTCCTCAGACACATTAAAACCAAACAAAATGCTTCCTTCCTTCTAACACTCATGGGATGATGGAGACTACATTCCCCAAGCTGCTAACACACATTACTTTACATACAAATGGCTCCTCATTAACATGTTAGAGGGGGAGAATGGGAAATAGTTAGTTGAGTATGTGTCACATTCAATCAACTCACACaccgtgtgtagtaccttcCCCAGCATGTGGATGACACTGGATTTTGAACAAACTCCCAAACTGCCCTTTGACTATTCCCAGCCTGAGGAACTCAAAAGCTGCTTTGATGATAACTCGGCCCGACACTGTGACAGGAGCCGGGGAATAAAGTTTGACACTGCAAGCCCTCCCATCCTCCAGTAATACATATTGCTCACTCTTCctcgcacacatacacaaacaccaCAGGGGACTTGTCACCCATCCACACTGAAATCTCCCCCTTCAGTGTTTGAGTTATTACCTGTTTCCATTATATCTTTCACGCAGGGCCAATAAAGCGTGAATCCGGTTATGAGACGGGAACCAAGAGCAGGACATCTCAACCTTCATTAAGCTGTCTGTTACTGAGAAGaagcacataaacacaaagCTCACAGAaccacacaaagacagaaacgGGAGTGCGTAAAAACAAAGTGATTACTTCCAAGAAGAGCAGATGGGACAGTGTGAGGGAAGAAAtgctggaggaagaggaggtgggGAAACCAAATGAAAGGGAAATGAAATGTGAGGAGACAAGTGGGGAGAAGTCAGCAGGCAGTGCAGGATTCTAACTGTAGCCTTGAGAGTATATCAGCGCACCCTACAGCAATCCACCCAACCACAAGTACTATTTACAAGATGTGAAAGTACTGTTATGTGTGATCTGTGACACCGCAGAAAGCAGGGGAAGTCAAGTGTACTACAAGACAATGTGAAGAAATGTcactccacttttttttttacactcacTGCACTGTCACAAGGTCACTGGTCATCTCGGGTAGCTCttgatactttttttaaaagtttgtgtATCGTCATAGTGTGAAATGCTCACAGCTGTTAAGccatgcagacacacatgcactcgTACAGGCGAGTGCACATGCAGGGAAAGTGTGTGCAGAAAATAGACTTACAACAGACAGTCATGGTAAGTGAACTGAGAAAAATACCTCAAATGTCAACTGTTGCCCTAAGAGAACATATGcaagcaaaaaaataataatatatgattTATGATAATATGTATTTGGGCTGGCTACATTTTCTTAATCTAGACGTAGCCTATTCATTCAGCGCTCTTCCGCCCATTTTGATGGGTTGTTTGCTTCAGGCAACCATTCTCAACACGGCACAAAACAGCAGTCGTTTGAAggaaaaacaacatttattgTGATGAACAAATGGCTTCTGGGAGTCGGTAGGAAGACTGCAGTGCTCTGAATGTTGTATAAAACGCTTTAATTGCAAAAGtattcaaacaaaaaaacaaaaaacaagaaagaGGAGGAACTGCACATCATTTTAAATTTCCTATGATTCCTCTTCAATACTGTTCACTTCGGTCTTATAGTATGTAGGCTATTAATTCTACAGtgatctttataaaaaaaagtgtgttaaCTGTTAGAATAATAGAGCATATAAGGgtaaaagtagttttaaaaTGAGTTTGTCTCTACTGCTGTGTTAGTCTCTACTTTATGATGTAGGATAATGTAGCTGAGTGGTGGAAGAAATAGCCTACTCAAATACTTTGCTTAGGTAAAAGAAGTAATACCACAAATACTATGTtgtaagtaaaagaaaaaaagtattagcatcacaatttacttaaagtaccaaaagtaaaaaaatttaaattaaaaaaaagtcggCCTAGTGGAAGTTAAAATAAGGAATAAATaacattataaaataaagtaatatcGTTTAGACAGTAATTGCGATGAATAAACTGAGCGTGAACAGAAATTTGGTAAATGCATATGCATAATGGGAAGTAATAGTACTGGCCTCTGAATTGTATTGAAGTAGAAGTaggaaaaaatggaaatactcaagtaacaACAAGTACCTGAAAatggtacttaagtacagtacatgaGTAAGTGTAGGGGTGtcctcagagtgactgcagggtggccgccaaattattgtttatatatatatatatatatatatatatatatatatatatattatttttaaagcgTGACAGCAAtcagaaagttttttttgtaaggctttacacattattgtaggcacagttaatatatatatatatatagagagagagagagagagagagagagagagagagagatctatatgtagtaggggtccCTGCTCGCCTCTTTTTCAGCTTCGGGTCCAAAAAACGTTGCAGACCCCTGCTCTACAACTGTACTCATCCAACAATGACCAAATGTGAGCGCACGGCTCCGCCGTGTGTTCGAGTCACGTTACTGCAGCGCGAGGCGGTGTTGACAGTTGCTAGGTAACGAAATCAGATGTAAACTCCTTCGCGTCTTCGAAAGAGTCTCTGTTTTGCCAGGTCTCGGCTTCAGTGCTGATTTGTTttagttgttaaaaaaaataaataaatagatagataaaaagaACATGGCAGGAAAGGAGAAACTGGATTTGGTCCATCAAAACGCAATTCATGTTGAAACGATCCTGAAAGAGCAAAGACAACAGAAACTCCACACGGAGTTCAGCATCAACCCACACCGGAAATGTAAGTCAACTAAACTAGTCCGTCCTGGTCCTGCTTCACCCAGTCTTCTCTCTGTACACATAAATAGCTCAAATTGAGATTAAATGaatgtcagattttttttcttacaaaactgtactgtacttaaagtcaAAATTTCTGTTAATACTTTTGCACTCTTGAATGTAGGACTTCTTAGTATTGTTTCAGAACTATACTACTTTTACCTAActaaaagatctgagtactaATTCCACCAATGTGTGATCCAAATGTGAACAGTAGAGTATCAATATTAATACAATTGGAAGCACCACTTGCAAAAAGTGAAGTAACATTATCTGTTGATTCATTAGACTGAATAAATTGTTGCATTATAATTGCTTTTTTTCACAACGTGTTTCCACTACATTTTAGTACATGTCCTGCCAGACAAACCCATGTCTAGGAAACCAAAAGAAGATGTTGCAGAGAGCTGTAAGTTAACATTGATTCCCTTGAAACCAAAGTTGGTTATACaagtttgtttccttttttctgaATAAAATCACTATCACATTAGTCCAGACCCCTGTGATCCCAAACAGGATGAAGTAGATGGAGATAATTAATGTTTGAGAAAATCTGTTACTGATTACGCAAATACATTTCTCTTTTCCAGCGGACTTCATTGAGGCCTTCCAAAGGGCCCGCCAGGAACCCACCAAGAAATATGCATTTCCACAGACTGAGAGTCAGGAAATAGGATGGATGTCAACTCCACTGGTGAGGAAATCAGGGGGGCACTGTGAGCAGCGAGCTTGCACTTAGTTGGAGTACCTAAATTCAATTAATTTCAACAATCAAATCAAAagatggtcttttttttttttttttttttttttaaaaaggtacaatTTTAATTATCTCCAGATTTTACTCGACTGCTGATtctgtccattatttttttccctcagATCCCATCGAACCGCAGTGACAAGAGATTCAATTTCTACCGATTCAGCTCGGACGTCACCAAACACCAAGAATCTGCCCTGCGTTTATCACATTAgaccaaaataaataatgataatcTCCAAAAAGTGAGCAACCTATGTCCAGATTTATTTGttgaacaaaaacatacaggTGTCATCGCCAAAACTTCCCTTTTGCATTTTCATCTTAGCAAGCTAAGAAAAACACTTGCAGGGGCAACATTTGCACATGTCTATACAAAGCAGACTTGGCCATCACGTACTAATCTTATTATAGGAAAGGGCAAAACTAACAGCTGCTCAATATTATAAAATGTCATGTCACATGGTAGACAATCCATAGCTCAAGGAGCGgagttagaaaaaaataaaacagaatacaCCAAACTCCAAAGAGCACACAATGTAAAATAAGACGGCAAGGAGGCTGGTGTAGTTAACACCTTATCAAATGCGCATATGGAGAGACAATTATATGTCCATAGACAATAAAACTGGTCTATATCAACTAATAGAGAAGAAAAGACATTTTCGTAACATTCAAATTGTTTCTCTTTTTGGAAAAAGACTTTGTGGTGTGGGTAGCTCTATGAGACCTTTTCTGCATTCATTTCCTGCACACAAGCTTCCTTAGCAATAGGGCAGGACGTCCCACTCTCTATGAGGCTTGAAGTGTCCTTCATATCAATCAACGGAAGGCATGTTGTAcaaaaagagcagaagaaaagcCCATAAACGTCTCCTGGTGTATATGGGGGAAGAGACTGGGGAGCAGGTGAGGGACACCCTGCCTACAAACAATGTCCAAGTCCAGCCTATTGACCAGCCCGAGTCAGTTTTTACGAGCGAGACTTTATCTTCTTGCGCACAGACTTGCCAGGGCGTTTCTGAAAAACAAAGTGGAGGAAAACAATTTACTTCTCTACAGTGCGGCGCACACAGTAAATCTAACACTATGGCAGGTTCTACATTTACTGAATCagtgtttcatgtgtgtgtgactcacaTTTTGTTTTCCTCCTTTCTTCCCTCCCTTGCCTCCCTTTGCATTAGCCACTTTGGCGCGGAAACTGGAAACGTCGTTGTGGCTCTCCTTGGTGTTCCACTTCTTTCCACTCTTCTTGCCTCCAAAGCCAAACCGCTGCTCTTTGTATTTTCTCTTGGCATTGAGGCTGTCAAAAATAACAGTAAAACGTTTGGCTTTTTGTGATAATGCAACAAATGTCAAGAGTTCTCAAATACCACGCTTGAGTTTTATGATTGCAATGTGATCAGCTGAAATGTAACACCTTACCCCTTcttgtttgctgcttttttggGGCCCTGAGCAGAGTCTTTACCCTTCTTCTTGTCTCCTTCCAAGAAATCCAATTTGTCGGTCATTCCTGGGAGTGGAGATAATCAGAAATCATAAACCTCAATTTGAAAATATTCTCACACATCAAAATATTTACAGAGAACCTATGTTAATACCCTTTTACAGCAATTTACAGAGGTTCCTTTTCCCCAGGGCACAATAAATGACAcagtaatacatttttcaccTTTGTCAGGCAGTGAAACTAATGTGTGaataaagccacaaaaaaaaaaaaaaaactcaccttTCTGGTATTTCTTTACAGAAGTCATCATAGCCTTCTTCTCTTTCTGCCTCTTCTGGATAACTTCTATTTGGACCTAGCACATATTCCAAATTCATGTTAATTCTTCACACCAAAAGAGGAAATTTGGCTGCTGGTCTAGCATCTGTTTTTGCATACTTCCCATTATGAAGGCAGACCTACAGATTTATAAGAGTAATAACCTTTGAAAACAGGGACCAACCTTTTTGCCGAACTTTCTTTGCTCACGCAGTTTCTTGGCCTTCTCCGACTTCTCCAGTATCAGCTGCTTTGAGATCAGCTTTTTCCTGATCTGGACAGAGgaacagaaaacatttttgtcCCTGCAAACATTAGGATTGAAATCCAATGGGAAGAAAGAGCAACTGTGCTGAGCTCCTGAACCAATATGTGTGATAAAATGTCAACTGCCCACATAGATTAATTAAAGGCTCTCAGTGTCTCCATCACCCAGAATaatatgtaagggataatgtagagcagTCATTATTGCGAAATAAAACCCAGAGGGTGATGCTCttgaa is part of the Perca flavescens isolate YP-PL-M2 chromosome 9, PFLA_1.0, whole genome shotgun sequence genome and harbors:
- the cfap144 gene encoding cilia- and flagella-associated protein 144 — protein: MAGKEKLDLVHQNAIHVETILKEQRQQKLHTEFSINPHRKLHVLPDKPMSRKPKEDVAESSDFIEAFQRARQEPTKKYAFPQTESQEIGWMSTPLIPSNRSDKRFNFYRFSSDVTKHQESALRLSH
- the ebna1bp2 gene encoding putative rRNA-processing protein EBP2, with amino-acid sequence MIIDSRTMESAEEEEMLGQDSEEDSELSDDELQEAFAKGLLKPGMNVLVDKPKKFVNNLEGLKQCLAGFRKELPWVERLDMTNLPAEDVISKAEGKVPSVANGDVNADDDFQREMFFYRQAQATVLDALPLLNKHGIATKRPDDYFAEMAKSDQHMQKIRKKLISKQLILEKSEKAKKLREQRKFGKKVQIEVIQKRQKEKKAMMTSVKKYQKGMTDKLDFLEGDKKKGKDSAQGPKKAANKKGLNAKRKYKEQRFGFGGKKSGKKWNTKESHNDVSSFRAKVANAKGGKGGKKGGKQNKRPGKSVRKKIKSRS